Proteins from one Amycolatopsis benzoatilytica AK 16/65 genomic window:
- a CDS encoding VWA domain-containing protein, protein MSTHVAAPAAAPTAMFPAAPGWLTLSAAFGEEAPAIAARDDLVVTVAPGAGHGAPACFFPDFATIEIDGSYMDKGVDPATVAPHRVGDRNRYRTAWGLLTHECGHACHSAWRAPDDAPPGAVEAADLLEESRSEAAQVRRRPDDRYWLRASVTNLILADTKANDPAAAPKMTHRDAARSAALLLARVDGGILNRREVASVERVVRDVLGTDTLAELRTIWRAAHRTADDNADAMIELGRRWCETLGADPNEPPPAPSAAPAAVNGSGTPSPLANAITRTVAAIGSAVAAEPAPTDPATQAMAARAADDQARQQAQTAANAVFGAGNGYDPAARHVRGARAPRTTEQTAARHLARALTTAGHRDRTAAKTRSTVPPGRLRMRGAMTADAQRAAGAIPTAEPFTRTTRSAVPAPPLRLGIVCDVTDSMRAFTAPAASAAWILAHAARHTAVPATTATVLFGAGIVTPVTRPGTTPAKVTEFGTRIGGHVIDTAINALDGALDLSRPTAARLLVIISDGDFEAENRKRGQKLLDRLRDSGCAVLWLSPDTSGTTPMNGATVHTLTDPAATARAIGQAATAALRATR, encoded by the coding sequence ATGAGCACCCACGTAGCAGCACCCGCCGCCGCCCCGACCGCGATGTTCCCCGCCGCTCCCGGGTGGCTGACCCTGTCCGCCGCCTTCGGCGAGGAGGCCCCCGCGATCGCCGCCCGCGACGACCTGGTGGTCACCGTCGCCCCCGGCGCGGGCCACGGCGCCCCCGCTTGCTTCTTCCCCGACTTCGCCACCATCGAGATCGACGGGTCCTATATGGACAAAGGAGTCGACCCCGCCACCGTCGCCCCGCACCGGGTAGGGGACCGCAACCGCTACCGCACCGCATGGGGCTTGCTGACCCACGAATGCGGCCATGCTTGCCATTCCGCGTGGCGCGCTCCCGACGACGCGCCCCCGGGAGCCGTCGAGGCGGCGGACCTGCTGGAGGAAAGCCGCTCCGAAGCAGCGCAGGTGCGCCGCCGCCCGGACGACCGGTACTGGCTGCGCGCCAGCGTCACCAACCTCATCCTCGCCGACACCAAAGCGAACGACCCCGCCGCCGCACCGAAAATGACCCACCGGGACGCCGCCCGCAGCGCTGCGCTGCTGCTGGCGCGGGTCGACGGAGGCATCCTCAACCGCCGCGAAGTCGCGAGCGTCGAGCGCGTCGTGCGCGACGTCCTCGGCACCGACACCCTCGCCGAACTCCGCACGATCTGGCGCGCGGCGCACCGCACGGCCGACGACAACGCCGACGCCATGATCGAACTCGGGCGCCGATGGTGCGAAACCCTCGGCGCAGACCCGAACGAGCCGCCTCCCGCCCCCAGCGCCGCTCCCGCCGCCGTCAACGGGAGCGGGACACCCTCGCCGTTGGCGAACGCGATCACCCGCACCGTCGCCGCGATCGGCAGTGCGGTCGCCGCCGAGCCCGCTCCCACCGACCCCGCCACGCAGGCCATGGCCGCACGAGCCGCCGACGACCAGGCACGCCAGCAGGCACAGACCGCCGCGAACGCGGTCTTCGGCGCTGGCAACGGATACGACCCCGCCGCCCGCCACGTCCGGGGCGCCCGTGCACCGAGAACGACCGAACAAACCGCCGCGCGGCACCTCGCCCGCGCGCTGACCACCGCCGGACACCGGGACCGCACGGCCGCCAAAACCCGCTCCACGGTGCCGCCGGGACGGTTGCGGATGCGCGGCGCGATGACCGCCGACGCGCAACGCGCGGCGGGCGCGATCCCCACCGCCGAACCGTTCACCCGCACCACCCGCTCCGCCGTGCCCGCCCCGCCGCTGCGGCTCGGCATCGTCTGCGACGTCACCGACTCCATGAGAGCCTTCACCGCCCCCGCCGCGTCGGCGGCCTGGATCCTCGCCCACGCCGCCCGCCACACCGCCGTGCCCGCCACCACCGCGACCGTGCTCTTCGGCGCGGGCATCGTCACCCCGGTCACCCGCCCGGGCACGACACCCGCGAAGGTGACCGAATTCGGCACCCGCATCGGCGGGCACGTCATCGACACCGCGATCAACGCCCTCGACGGCGCCCTCGACCTGTCCCGCCCGACCGCCGCGCGGCTGCTGGTGATCATCTCCGACGGCGACTTCGAAGCCGAGAACCGGAAGCGAGGCCAGAAGTTGCTCGACCGGTTGCGCGACAGCGGTTGCGCAGTGTTGTGGCTGTCACCCGACACGTCGGGAACCACGCCGATGAACGGCGCCACCGTGCACACCTTGACCGACCCCGCCGCCACCGCCCGCGCAATCGGTCAGGCCGCCACCGCAGCCCTGCGCGCCACCCGCTGA
- a CDS encoding AAA family ATPase, whose translation MTTPARIPADDSAPASPGAANRLRNGELRRMVAEHLADDPAAVLTPGAIAAKLGGKSSGAVGNALATLEARGEAERVGVNPVAYRATNKTADAAKTAVVTPRGTAATPGPQKSAAPPVAHALVTGPVRRPNGQLYHPRQLSGLSDVTALRRLREANVSALMYGPPGTGKTSVVEAAFDDLVTIQGDSDTVTDDFVGSYTQTPDGRYEFAYGPLVTAMREGRALLIDDATLIPPTVLAVVYPAMDGRRQILIKTHKNEVVDAAPGFYVVAGHNPGVHGAVLTDALSSRFSAQIHVSTDYDLAAQLKIDKKAVRVARNLAARQNKGEIGWAPQLRELIAFNRIAEVLGTAAAAGNLVGIAPDEDRDVVADAVRNVFGANVAPLSLGPQF comes from the coding sequence GTGACCACGCCAGCCAGGATTCCGGCCGACGACAGCGCGCCCGCTTCCCCGGGTGCGGCCAACCGACTGCGCAACGGCGAACTTCGCCGCATGGTGGCCGAACACCTCGCCGACGATCCCGCCGCCGTGCTGACCCCCGGCGCCATCGCGGCCAAACTCGGCGGGAAGTCGTCGGGCGCGGTCGGGAACGCGCTGGCGACGTTGGAAGCGCGCGGGGAAGCCGAAAGGGTCGGCGTCAACCCGGTCGCCTACCGCGCGACCAACAAGACCGCGGACGCCGCCAAGACCGCTGTCGTCACGCCGCGCGGAACCGCCGCCACCCCCGGTCCGCAGAAATCCGCCGCGCCGCCCGTCGCGCACGCGCTGGTGACCGGTCCCGTGCGCCGCCCGAACGGGCAGCTGTACCACCCGCGCCAGCTGTCCGGGCTGTCGGACGTGACCGCGCTGCGGCGGTTGCGCGAGGCGAACGTGTCCGCGCTCATGTACGGCCCGCCCGGAACCGGGAAGACCTCGGTGGTGGAGGCCGCGTTCGACGACCTGGTCACGATCCAGGGCGACAGCGACACCGTGACCGACGACTTCGTCGGCTCCTACACCCAAACCCCGGACGGCCGTTACGAGTTCGCCTACGGGCCGCTCGTGACCGCGATGCGCGAGGGGCGGGCGCTGTTAATCGACGACGCCACGCTCATCCCGCCGACCGTGCTCGCGGTGGTGTACCCCGCGATGGACGGGCGACGCCAGATCCTGATCAAAACACACAAAAACGAGGTCGTCGACGCCGCACCCGGGTTCTACGTCGTGGCCGGGCACAACCCCGGAGTGCACGGCGCGGTGCTGACCGACGCGCTCTCGTCGCGGTTCTCCGCGCAGATCCACGTGTCCACCGACTACGACCTCGCCGCCCAGCTCAAGATAGACAAGAAAGCGGTGCGCGTGGCGCGGAATTTGGCCGCACGGCAGAACAAAGGCGAGATCGGCTGGGCTCCGCAGCTGCGGGAACTGATCGCGTTCAACCGGATCGCCGAGGTCCTGGGCACCGCCGCCGCCGCCGGAAACCTGGTCGGCATCGCACCCGACGAAGACCGCGACGTGGTCGCCGACGCGGTGCGCAACGTGTTCGGCGCCAACGTCGCCCCGCTGTCGCTCGGGCCGCAGTTCTAG